One Comamonas odontotermitis genomic window, TGGTGAGCCCATGCTCAATATCGACGACATGATGCAGACTGTGGGCAACAAGGGGGTGGTCAATATCCTCGCGGCCGACAAGCTGATGCAATCGCCGCGCCTGTACTCCACCTTCCTGCTGTGGATGCTGTCGGACCTGTACGAAAAGCTGCCCGAAATCGGCGATCCGGAAAAGCCCAAGCTGGTGTTCTTCTTCGACGAGGCCCACCTGCTCTTCAACGAAGCGCCCAAGGTGCTGCTCGAACGCATCGAGCTGGTGGTGCGCCTGGTGCGCTCCAAGGGCGTTGGTGTGTACTTTGCCACGCAGAACCCGCTGGACATTCCAGACAGCGTTCTTGCGCAGCTGGGCAACCGCGTGCAGCATGCGCTGCGGGCCTTCACGCCCCGCGATCAGAAGGCGGTGAAGGCCACGGCCACCACGATGCGCGCCAACCCGTCCATCGACATGGAAGCAGCCATCACCGAACTGGCCGTGGGCGAAGCGCTCGTGAGCTTTCTCGATGAAAGAGGCCGCCCCAGCGTGACCGAGCGCGCATTCATCGTGCCGCCCGGCAGCCAGTTGGGTCCCATCACGCCCGAGCAGCGCAAGGCCCTGCTGCAGGGTTCTTTGGTTGCAGGCGTGTATGACACGGCCGTGGACCGCGAATCCGCCTACGAGATCCTCAAGGCCCGCGCTGGTGAAACCACCACAGCCGAGGGCGGCAAGGCGACGGCCGGCTCGGGCGGTGCAGCAACCGCCAATGCAGGTGACAGCGGCCTGATGGGCAGCCTCAACGACATTCTGTTTGGCACCACCGGCCCGCGCGGCGGCAAAAAGGACGGCATTGTGCAGACCATGGCCAAATCCACCGCCCGCTCGCTGGGCACCAAGCTGGGCAACCAGATTCTGCGCGGCGTGTTGGGCAGCATCATGGGTGGCAAGAAGTAGCGCGCTCATCCCCAGGAAAACAAAATAGGCTGATTTCCTAATACCAGTCAGTTAAGGGTTGACAACCCGGCAAACCATTAATTAGAAAGGAGCGCGAAATGCGCTCCTTTTTGCGTCCACGGCTGTCAGAACTGCCATCACCGAAGGCTTAACTGACTGGTGTTGGCCTTTGGCCGGCTTTTTTGCGAGCATAGGCTCAGCCCTTTCCATTATGCGCAGGCTCTATCACCCATCAGCACATACAGCGCTAACACCCCAAAAATTGCGCTCTGAACAATCGTTGAATCCACTTGTAGCTTTCCACTCACCAAAGCATTAATAATTTATAACTACAACGCCTGTTTTATCGTACCCAGATAAAATTTATACGTTACGTCACCCTCAATAGAGTGCATGCACCAGATATGCACACATCACATAAATTATTATATATTTGGATTAATAATATATTTATTAATATAAATTATCATGAGACTCAAAAAAACCTCATATCTTGCGATTCCCACACTCGCTCTTCTTCTGAGTCTGAGCGGAATGAGTGCAGCGCAGACGGCCCCCCTCATCCCAACGATCAGTTGCAAATCCAACCCCTTGTCTTTCAATACCGGCTATGACCAAGACACGGGCCAACTCCTGGCGAATGGTAGCCAAGATCTCCAATGGTGGGTTTCAAGCACGCAATCGGATCCGTCCGGAAGTATTGGCCCTGGTAGTACCGCGACTTGGAAGCCCACCAGCGTTCCTTATGCGGCCAACATCTCTCCAGCCTGGGTTTCTGCAACTGCACTTGGAAATGAAACCAA contains:
- a CDS encoding helicase HerA-like C-terminal domain-containing protein — its product is MAEPLLVAKHGSVECFLLPGFANRHGLITGATGTGKTVTLQTLAEGFSRIGVPVFMADIKGDLTGISQTGKVGEKMAATLKDRGIDAPEPIACPTTLWDVFGEQGHPVRATVSDMGPLLLGRMLDLNDTQMGVLNLVFKIADDNGLLLLDLKDLRTMLTYVGDNAKQFTTEYGNVSSASIGAIQRGLLQVDQQGGDKFFGEPMLNIDDMMQTVGNKGVVNILAADKLMQSPRLYSTFLLWMLSDLYEKLPEIGDPEKPKLVFFFDEAHLLFNEAPKVLLERIELVVRLVRSKGVGVYFATQNPLDIPDSVLAQLGNRVQHALRAFTPRDQKAVKATATTMRANPSIDMEAAITELAVGEALVSFLDERGRPSVTERAFIVPPGSQLGPITPEQRKALLQGSLVAGVYDTAVDRESAYEILKARAGETTTAEGGKATAGSGGAATANAGDSGLMGSLNDILFGTTGPRGGKKDGIVQTMAKSTARSLGTKLGNQILRGVLGSIMGGKK